A window of Brettanomyces nanus chromosome 2, complete sequence contains these coding sequences:
- a CDS encoding uncharacterized protein (BUSCO:EOG09342SHM), translating to MARGEEDYTKMTIKRSPVEFLTWKSLVLFVTVGVGMTWLFKEQKKKIELRKEAEMNRGVGKPLIGGPFDLVDMNGNRYTSDNLKGKFSLIYFGFTHCPDICPDELDDMGEIIDGLKKKHHIEFQSLFITCDPVRDSPEVMKDYLADFHPEILGLTGTYDNIKKCCKAYRVYFSTPRDVKPGQDYLVDHSIFYYLMDPEGQFIDVLGRNYDVNGAIEKIKDDVRAYEPSEVRSKKKDGWFGFLYK from the exons ATGGCTC gaggtgaagaagactaTACCAAAATGACCATAAAAAGGAGTCCTGTTGAGTTTTTGACATGGAAATCGTTGGTTTTGTTTGTAACCGTTGGAGTTGGAATGACATGGCTATTTAAAgagcaaaagaaaaagatcgaACTAAGAAAAGAGGCCGAGATGAACAGAGGTGTTGGAAAGCCTTTGATTGGAGGACCATTTGATTTGGTTGACATGAATGGAAATAGATATACGAGTGACAATTTGAAGGGTAAATTCTCTCTTATCTACTTTGGATTCACTCATTGTCCTGACATTTGTCCGGATGAATTGGATGATATGGGTGAAATAATCGAtggtttgaagaagaagcatcatATCGAGTTCCAATCTCTATTTATCACGTGTGATCCTGTTAGAGATTCTCCAGAGGTGATGAAAGATTATTTGGCAGACTTTCATCCTGAAATCCTTGGACTTACTGGTACATATGACAACATTAAGAAGTGCTGTAAAGCCTACAGGGTGTATTTTTCTACACCAAGAGACGTCAAACCTGGTCAAGACTACTTGGTAGATCACTCGATCTTTTATTACTTGATGGATCCAGAAGGACAGTTTATTGATGTATTGGGAAGAAATTATGATGTTAATGGAGCCATTGAAAAGATTAAAGATGATGTTAGAGCTTATGAACCTAGTGAAGTTAggagtaagaagaaggatggaTGGTTTGGTTTTTTGTATAAGTAG
- the OLA1 gene encoding Obg-like ATPase (BUSCO:EOG09342BRQ) — MPPKKGKHGEEEAKLLLGRPGNNLKSGIVGLANVGKSTFFQAVTRSPLGNPANYPFATIDPEEARVIVPSTRLDKLYEMYKPPKKVPAFITVYDIAGLTKGASKGEGLGNAFLANIRAVDAIYQVVRCFDDAEITHIEGDVNPVRDLDIISSELRLKDIEFSNKHLESVLKVAERGGQSLEVKKAKEEVEIVKRVIKLLEDGQRVANREWNAREVEVINSMLLLTAKPCIYLVNLSERDYIRKKNKWLSKIKAWVDEYSTGDAIIPLSICLEERLSHLETDEDREVEEKKVGAKSALPKIITAMRKNLHLISFFTAGETDEVREWTVREGIKAPQAAGVIHTDLMRTFILANVMKYDDLVELGSESNVRAGGKLLQKGKDYVVEDGDVIYFKAAAGKS, encoded by the coding sequence ATGCCAccaaagaaaggaaaacacggggaagaagaagccaaacTTCTTCTAGGAAGACCGGGTAACAACTTGAAGTCGGGAATCGTCGGTCTTGCCAATGTTGGTAAGTCGACGTTTTTCCAGGCTGTGACCAGATCTCCATTGGGTAATCCAGCCAATTATCCATTTGCGACGATTGATCCAGAAGAGGCAAGAGTGATTGTTCCATCTACGAGATTGGACAAGTTGTATGAGATGTACAAGCCACCAAAGAAGGTCCCTGCATTTATCACAGTGTATGATATTGCTGGTTTAACAAAGGGAGCCAgtaaaggagaaggattAGGTAATGCATTTTTAGCAAATATCCGAGCAGTCGATGCCATTTATCAGGTGGTTCGATGctttgatgatgctgagATCACTCATATCGAAGGAGATGTCAATCCAGTTAGGGATTTGGATATCATCAGTAGCGAATTGAGATTGAAGGACATTGAGTTTTCCAACAAGCACTTGGAGTCAGTTCTTAAGGTTGCCGAGCGAGGAGGACAATCTTTAGAGGTGAAgaaggccaaagaagaggttgagattgtcaaaaGAGTGATTAAGCTATTGGAAGATGGACAGAGAGTGGCCAATCGTGAATGGAATGCACGTGAAGTTGAGGTAATCAATTcgatgcttcttttgaCTGCCAAGCCGTGCATTTATTTGGTCAATTTGAGTGAAAGAGACTATATTCGTAAGAAGAACAAGTGGCTATCAAAAATCAAAGCATGGGTGGATGAGTACTCTACTGGAGATGCCATCATTCCTTTGTCGATCTGTCTTGAGGAAAGGTTGTCACACTTGGAgacagatgaagatagagaagttgaagagaagaaggttggAGCTAAGTCTGCACTTCCAAAGATCATTACAGCAATGAGAAAGAACCTTCatttgatctctttctttactgCGGGAGAGACTGATGAAGTGAGAGAATGGACAGTGAGAGAGGGGATTAAGGCCCCTCAAGCAGCTGGTGTTATTCATACTGATTTGATGAGGACATTTATTTTGGCCAATGTGATGAAGTATGATGATCTAGTTGAACTGGGTAGTGAAAGTAATGTTAGAGCAGGTGGAAAGTTGTTACAGAAGGGTAAGGATTATGTTGTTGAGGATGGGGATGTGATTTACTTCAAGGCAGCAGCGGGAAAGAGCTAG
- a CDS encoding uncharacterized protein (EggNog:ENOG41), with protein MLGSRFFKDYSENYLTPREFQDKARKDINKHVQQIRERGGFETAPRRKIPGLKRGPVRPYTGTGSTGPVGPVGPTGLIGPTGPMGSMGPMDPTPTNSIGSSSNSNSLTMPYGSSPLRKAVSIDSSDASSIDSSSSQGTAPSVYANVARECAGASGSVGAVTGPLTLAESLPKDFSDYYAQDFDVERFSNGRPVFTRRNLKSWELNDIRSLLIYPEMKPEWFGKIPQVASPYPNLSFKLQVIPLQCTDEEFVQYLSESEIYRESKFDVQFRVTTAQYIVEKARVRPRSILETNFGVPQEAFDSRTNLVGEVQYDAYFKFEWRNVIENYMLNLGIENQCRLEFKEQTNKFKRLNKHKVQYAGSEDLYKKVLVHNKATLNDETKTKIWHDVQKSVYSRLGMV; from the exons ATGTTAGGATCCAGGTTTTTCAAAGACTATAGTGAAAACTATCTGACTCCTAGAGAGTTTCAGGACAAGGCTCGTAAGGATATTAATAAGCATGTTCAACAAATAAGAGAACGAGGTGGATTTGAGACGGCACCCAGAAGGAAGATACCGGGGCTTAAGAGGGGTCCAGTTCGTCCATATACGGGGACGGGTTCAACGGGTCCAGTGGGTCCAGTGGGTCCTACGGGTCTAATAGGTCCAACGGGTCCAATGGGTTCGATGGGTCCAATGGATCCAACGCCGACGAATAGCATAGGCTCGAGCTCGAACTCGAACTCGTTGACTATGCCATATGGAAGTTCCCCCCTACGGAAAGCTGTGTCTATCGATTCGTCAGACGCTTCTTCAATCGACTCGTCGTCGTCGCAGGG TACGGCGCCTTCGGTTTACGCGAATGTGGCGCGCGAGTGCGCCGGGGCCAGTGGATCGGTGGGCGCAGTGACCGGGCCGCTCACTCTTGCAGAATCCCTCCCCAAAGACTTCTCGGATTATTATGCACAGGACTTCGACGTGGAGCGCTTTTCCAATGGTCGTCCTGTGTTCACGCGTCGAAATTTGAAGTCGTGGGAGCTAAATGATATTCGCTCGTTGCTTATTTATCCGGAAATGAAACCAGAATGGTTCGGTAAGATACCACAGGTGGCATCACCATATCCGAACTTGTCTTTTAAACTCCAGGTTATTCCGTTACAGTGTACggatgaagaatttgtACAGTACCTCTCGGAGTCCGAGATTTACCGCGAAAGTAAGTTTGACGTACAATTTAGAGTCACCACGGCACAGTACATCGTGGAGAAGGCCCGGGTACGTCCCCGGTCGATCCTTGAGACGAACTTTGGAGTGCCTCAGGAGGCATTTGATTCGCGGACAAACCTTGTTGGAGAAGTTCAGTATGACGCTTACTTCAAATTCGAGTGGAGAAACGTTATTGAGAACTATATGCTCAACTTGGGTATTGAAAACCAGTGTCGGTTGGAGTTTAAGGAGCAGACCAATAAGTTCAAGCGGTTAAATAAGCACAAAGTGCAGTATGCCGGATCAGAGGATCTCTATAAGAAGGTTTTGGTTCATAATAAGGCCACGTTAAACGATGAGACCAAGACTAAAATATGGCATGATGTTCAAAAGAGTGTATATAGTCGATTAGGAATGGTTTAG
- the REX4 gene encoding 3'-5' exonuclease: MDPRHSVTDWRTWVSGITPKSMKKAIDFEDAQKLVTQIIKNKIVVGHDLKHDLDSLCLNHPKYLTRDTSKHPPFRHKYSAGKTPSLKKLTKEILHQDIQTGQHSSVQDAKATMLIYQTDRLEFERLAKIHYS; the protein is encoded by the exons ATGGAT CCTCGTCATAGTGTCACAGACTGGAGAACCTGGGTGAGTGGTATAACTCCGAAAAGTATGAAGAAAGCcatcgactttgaagatgccCAGAAACTTGTGACACAGATtatcaagaacaaaatTGTCGTTGGCCATGACCTTAAACATGACTTGGACTCTCTATGCTTGAATCATCCCAAGTATTTAACCCGAGATACTTCTAAACATCCTCCCTTCCGTCACAAGTACAGTGCCGGAAAGACTCCTTCACTTAAGAAGTTGACTAAAGAAATCCTCCATCAGGACATCCAGACGGGACAACATTCTTCCGTACAGGACGCAAAAGCTACTATGCTCATCTATCAGACCGATAGATTGGAGTTTGAGCGTCTCGCCAAGATCCATTACTCTTAA